A genome region from Hevea brasiliensis isolate MT/VB/25A 57/8 chromosome 7, ASM3005281v1, whole genome shotgun sequence includes the following:
- the LOC110673678 gene encoding cysteine-rich receptor-like protein kinase 2 codes for MRKTILSVNYQCIFFYFVGFLLIYESVMGDPRAQQVKVTCGRQLENNATIFVPNFVATMENISEQMRTSGFGVAVTGSGLDTNYGLAQCYGDLSLLDCVLCYAEARTVLPQCYPYNGGRIFLDGCFMRSENYSFFEEYKGPGDEVVCGNTTRKNSTFGESAKQAVSTAVSSAPNNKGYARAQMAVPGTNESAYVLADCWRTLNASSCRACLENASASILKCLPWSEGRALNTGCFMRYSDRNFLNPVPTNGRSRGSVIVIVVSVVSSLLVLGVGVTIGIYIWKQRYIQKKRRGSNDAHKLVKTLNDSSLNFKYSTLEKATGSFDDGNKLGQGGFGSVYKGVLPDGREIAVKRLFFNNRHRAADFYNEVNMISSVEHKNLVRLLGCSCSGPESLLVYEFLPNKSLDRFIFDQNKGKALTWEKRYDIIIGTAEGLVYLHENSKNRIIHRDIKASNILLDSRFRAKIADFGLARSFQEDKSHISTAIAGTLGYMAPEYLAHGQLTEKADVYSFGVLLLEIVTGRQNNRSKTSEYTDSLVTLTWKKFQAGAVEEFYDPNLMLHHHHNSNVKNDVLRVVHVGLLCTQEIASLRPTMAKALQMLTADEQLPAPTNPPFIDEKTMELNDTCEDPWYPLNAGLSASIATVTHSSFYPR; via the exons ATGAGGAAAACAATCCTATCAGTCAACTATCAATGCATTTTCTTCTATTTTGTTGGTTTTCTATTAATATATGAATCGGTGATGGGGGACCCCAGAGCCCAACAAGTGAAAGTTACATGCGGACGCCAACTTGAGAACAACGCAACCATCTTTGTGCCGAATTTTGTTGCCACAATGGAGAATATCAGTGAGCAGATGCGTACTTCAGGGTTTGGAGTAGCGGTTACAGGTTCAGGACTTGACACTAACTATGGCCTTGCACAATGTTATGGAGACCTTTCTTTACTTGACTGTGTATTGTGCTACGCTGAGGCACGGACGGTTCTACCACAGTGCTATCCTTACAATGGGGGTCGCATTTTCCTAGATGGTTGCTTCATGAGATCAGAAAACTATAGCTTCTTTGAGGAATATAAAGGACCTGGAGACGAAGTTGTGTGTGGGAATACAACAAGGAAGAATTCAACATTTGGGGAATCAGCTAAGCAGGCTGTGTCAACTGCAGTGTCAAGTGCACCAAATAACAAAGGCTATGCACGGGCTCAAATGGCAGTTCCAGGGACAAACGAATCAGCTTATGTATTAGCTGATTGCTGGAGGACATTGAATGCAAGCTCTTGCAGGGCATGCTTGGAGAATGCTAGTGCATCCATATTGAAATGTTTGCCTTGGTCAGAGGGGAGGGCACTGAATACTGGGTGTTTTATGAGGTACTCAGATAGAAATTTTCTCAATCCAGTGCCAACAAACGGACGTTCGAGAg GGAGCGTTATAGTGATAGTGGTTTCAGTTGTCAGCTCTCTGTTGGTTTTAGGAGTTGGGGTAACTATAGGAATTTATATCTGGAAGCAGAGATACAtacagaagaaaagaagag GTTCAAATGATGCACATAAGCTGGTTAAAACCCTTAATGACAGTAGCTTGAATTTCAAGTACTCTACACTTGAGAAGGCTACAGGATCTTTCGATGATGGCAACAAGCTTGGACAAGGAGGATTTGGATCTGTTtataag GGAGTTTTGCCAGATGGAAGAGAGATTGCCGTAAAGAGGCTTTTCTTTAACAACAGACATAGAGCAGCAGATTTCTACAATGAAGTTAATATGATAAGTAGTGTGGAACACAAAAATCTGGTTAGGTTATTGGGATGCAGTTGTTCTGGACCTGAAAGCCTCCTTGTCTATGAATTCCTGCCTAACAAGAGTCTCGATCGTTTCATCTTTG ATCAAAACAAAGGCAAAGCGCTGACTTGGGAGAAGAGATATGACATCATTATTGGAACAGCAGAAGGTTTAGTCTATCTTCATGAAAACTCCAAGAACAGGATCATTCACAGGGATATAAAGGCTAGCAACATTTTATTGGATTCTAGGTTTCGCGCTAAAATTGCCGATTTTGGATTGGCCAGGTCTTTCCAAGAAGATAAGAGTCATATCAGCACAGCCATTGCAGGAACACT TGGATACATGGCACCAGAGTACCTGGCTCATGGGCAGTTAACAGAAAAGGCAGATGTCTACAGCTTTGGTGTGCTTTTGTTGGAGATTGTCACAGGGAGGCAGAACAACAGGAGCAAAACCTCGGAATATACAGACAGCCTAGTCACACTT aCGTGGAAGAAATTTCAGGCAGGGGCTGTGGAAGAGTTCTATGACCCAAACCTGATGTTGCACCACCACCATAACAGCAACGTGAAGAATGATGTCCTCAGAGTAGTGCATGTAGGACTTCTATGTACACAAGAGATAGCATCACTTCGACCAACAATGGCAAAGGCGCTACAGATGCTAACAGCAGATGAACAACTCCCTGCACCCACTAATCCCCCTTTCATAGATGAAAAAACCATGGAACTAAATGACACATGCGAGGACCCATGGTACCCTCTTAATGCTGGCCTTTCAGCATCAATTGCAACTGTCACCCATAGTTCCTTCTATCCAAGATGA